The DNA window TCGTAGTGACTTCGACCTCAATGCAAGGGGGGTAAGGCGCTAATCGATGTAATAATCTGATTATGAAAGGGTCTTTTATTCCCCAGAGAATGAGAAAATAAGCATAATTGTAAGCATGCCTGAACTCTTTTTTCTTGAGTAGATATCTAATTTCTTCATTTTTGAGTAGAGAGACAGAGCTTTTTGGTAGAATGCTCAAAAACCCCACTAGCCATTTTTGAGCTAATTTTATGTTCTCTACAATATCGCGCACGCAAATCCTCATATCTATAATTTTTCCTTCATGCGTAATATTTGTGTTATTAATGCCCTAATTTTGTTCACTTTAGCTTATATCCGCTTGGCGCCTCTGACACCCTTTCATAAATATATTCTACTTTCTCGACAACTTTCGACAAAGTGTAGCCAGATAATACTTTACTTCTCCCATTAAAACCCATTTTTTCACGGGAACACCCGTCTTTCAGCAAGAGCAAAATTTTTCGTGCTAATTCAGGTACGTCGCCAAACTGTACTAGGAATCCATCGACGCCATCCCTTATGACCTCCTGGGTCGCCCCGCTTCCCGCTCCAATCACAGGCTTTCCGCACGCCCATGCCTCCAAATAAGCTATGCCGAACGCATCAGCTCGTGAGGGCATAACGAAGATATCGCAGGCACTAAAGGCTTCACGCTTCTCTCGCTCATCAACGTAACCTAGATCTAGGATATTTATCCCATTCGACACTTTTCTTTTATGCTCCCCCCACTCTGAAGTGTTTAAACCAATCGCAACCAGAACGACATCTTTCCTACGCCTTTGAACGATCTCCATTGCTTTAAGCACGTGAATCGCCCCCTTATCGTAAGCCTTGGTACCTGCATAAAGCACTATTAAAGCGTCTTCCAGACGGTACCTCTTCCTAAAGCTGTTGCTTGATACCTCGTATTCTTTGGGTTCAATGCCTCTCGGCACAACAAAAATTTTTGAAGAGGGCACGCCAAGCTCTATTATCTTCCTTCTCTCGATGTTGGTACACGCTATGATGGCATCCGAGCAACGGAAAAGAGTTTTGAAAG is part of the Candidatus Thermoplasmatota archaeon genome and encodes:
- a CDS encoding glycosyltransferase family 4 protein; amino-acid sequence: MRIAHVVQRYLPAQLTGSEIYMQCISEGLAKRGHKVTVLTSNAYDLISLRNSAQGHLLPIGISKVNNVKVVRFRVHSYFSTAAGILHKVFHASPFGSKTLDDVLATMALGPIMPGLYFHLLGEDYDLVHATPQPLANVLIAWSAAQRHHLPFVCTPQFHFELPYYYNEAFKTLFRCSDAIIACTNIERRKIIELGVPSSKIFVVPRGIEPKEYEVSSNSFRKRYRLEDALIVLYAGTKAYDKGAIHVLKAMEIVQRRRKDVVLVAIGLNTSEWGEHKRKVSNGINILDLGYVDEREKREAFSACDIFVMPSRADAFGIAYLEAWACGKPVIGAGSGATQEVIRDGVDGFLVQFGDVPELARKILLLLKDGCSREKMGFNGRSKVLSGYTLSKVVEKVEYIYERVSEAPSGYKLK